A window of Rhododendron vialii isolate Sample 1 chromosome 13a, ASM3025357v1 contains these coding sequences:
- the LOC131313095 gene encoding nonsense-mediated mRNA decay factor SMG7-like, with protein sequence MNLDSPVPIKDPKERQNPLFEVITTEKQLWALVHSKGLLPTEVQDLYHKARLGYEKIILNDQEEVEYQDVEYSLWKLHYKHIDEFRKRIRLTSAITDSLKSSTPQNAANVQISIDSHAEHFKSFLSEATEFYQNLITKMRRQCGLCEDPLFSDDGGASCIVDPTKLDKCQYSCHRFLVCLGDLARYRELCKKLDSERHDWSVAATHYFKATLFWPDSGNPQNQLALLATYIGDDFIALYHCIRSLAIKEPFPDAWDNLSLLFEKNRSSHLDSLSKAAHFDFLNPSERSTSLTELRSSNGSANDDMPLATEHISSTKCDLWPLFVRMTSFFFIESSFEEFPCTFASTMRELDSLLALDDTKLKASLESYQNMDSSRTGPYRALQMVSVLIFIIDNLTQTSDHKESMEKNNVQQQLISIESSLTATFICLGRLTGKCQKGNSDSVEHSPLMPAVLVFVEWLVGMLDKLEIYGGHEKVGRAISYFFDAFVGLLNRLDKSVNEFNCQEKTAALWEDYELRGFTPLSNARASLYFMTDQKVFGHHDGRDGCCGGRLFHAAMRIVDSSKLIFYDHLGRKFFATESEKLADQREAKVLQSNSGLGIIMSGKQNCEAAEEDGKATIRLNETRLCKNGKAGAVDEEEVIIFKPITRYNSAPLCPSTTEDEMSKECKMKDQPAPSDECLRRATSLVVAQDQTQNDHFSFHLDDTNFRFKQPLKQQEPLLKDSPAYPSGPPSLSSWVFNRETSNTEKEKGRNDTYKPGLTPIAEIPSDSLTGLSIGETEDSLIDSMYVSPPCYATPMPSAPLLPDDAIWFTGNPSSFSEVKSNGNFLKEGNGILGAPPLSSYSNFSATHGPLGVAYQAVGGMSSSEWLYQYSNQNLGSFYGYDGSRFDLCDRWGNPVCPNRMVYLESPRLYPGSPLIYSGDKERREMVFRNFQRPSPHGCAGGTEPGAEQPPHLHYLKEREWQLQQQQQVRGPAYMGN encoded by the exons ATGAATCTTGATTCACCTGTTCCCATCAAAGATCCAAAGGAAAGGCAGAATCCTCTGTTTGAG GTGATTACCACAGAAAAGCAGTTATGGGCATTGGTCCACTCCAAAGGTCTATTGCCGACAGAAGTTCAAGATTTGTATCACAAGGCTCGTTTGGGTTATGAAAAAATCATATTGAATGATCAAGAAGAGGTGGAATATCAAGATGTTGAATATTCTTTGTGGAAGCTTCACTATAAGCACATTGATGAATTCCGTAAAAGAATTAGGCTAACTTCTGCAATTACTGACAGCTTGAAATCATCGACTCCACAAAATGCTGCTAATGTGCAGATCAGCATTGATTCGCATGCAGAACATTTCAAGTCCTTTCTGTCAGAAGCAACTGAATTTTACCAAAATCTGATCACCAAAATGAGAAGACAATGTGGGCTATGTGAAGATCCTTTGTTTTCTGATGATGGCGGTGCTTCGTGTATTGTTGACCCTACGAAATTGGATAAATGTCAATATTCATGCCACCGCTTTTTAGTTTGTCTTGGGGATCTAGCTAGATATAGGGAACTGTGTAAGAAGCTGGATTCTGAAAGACATGATTGGTCAGTTGCAGCAACTCACTACTTCAAAGCAACATTGTTTTGGCCAGATAGTGGTAACCCGCAAAATCAG TTGGCACTATTGGCAACATATATTGGAGATGATTTCATTGCCTTGTACCATTGTATAAGAAGTTTAGCCATTAAAGAACCTTTTCCTGACGCCTGGGATAACCTTAGTTTGCTCTTTGAAAAG AACAGGTCATCTCATTTGGATTCACTGTCTAAGGCAGCCCACTTCGACTTTTTGAATCCCTCTGAAAGAAGTACCTCACTTACGGAACTACGATCTAGCAATGGTTCCGCGAATGATGATATGCCGCTAGCCACTGAACACATTTCCTCCACGAAATGTGATCTCTGGCCTCTTTTTGTGAGAATGACAAGTTTCTTTTTCATTGAATCCAG CTTTGAGGAATTTCCTTGCACTTTTGCATCCACCATGAGAGAGTTGGACTCTCTGTTGGCACTAGACGACACCAAACTAAAAGCTTCATTGGAGTCCTACCAAAATATGGATTCATCCAGAACTGGTCCTTATCGAGCTCTTCAAATGGTCTCTGTACTGATATTCATCATTGATAACCTGACTCAAACCTCAGACCACAAGGAGTCAATGGAGAAAAACAACGTCCAGCAGCAACTTATCTCGATAGAATCATCGTTGACTGCTACATTCATTTGCCTTGGTCGCCTTACTGGGAAATGTCAGAAGGGTAACAGTGATTCGGTGGAACATAGTCCCCTTATGCCAGCTGTGCTTGTGTTTGTAGAGTGGTTGGTTGGAATGCTCGATAAACTAGAAATATATGGTGGTCACGAAAAAGTTGGAAGGGCTATATCTTACTTCTTTGATGCTTTTGTTGGCCTTCTGAACCGACTTGATAAGAGTGTCAATGAATTCAATTGTCAAGAAAAAACTGCTGCTCTTTGGGAAGATTATGAATTGAGGGGGTTCACACCACTATCTAATGCACGTGCGTCATTATACTTTATGACTGATCAGAAAGTTTTTGGGCATCACGATGGTAGAGATGGATGTTGTGGTGGTCGGTTATTTCATGCTGCCATGAGAATTGTGGACAGTTCAAAGTTAATTTTCTACGATCATTTGGGTAGAAAATTCTTCGCAACAGAATCAGAAAAGTTGGCAGACCAGAGAGAAGCAAAAGTACTTCAGTCTAACTCAGGTCTTGGAATTATAATGTCCGGGAAGCAAAACTGTGAAGCTGCCGAAGAAGATGGCAAAGCCACGATTAGATTAAACGAAACTCGGCTGTGCAAAAATGGAAAAGCTGGTGCTGTAGATGAGGAAGAAGTCATAATCTTTAAGCCTATTACAAGATATAACTCAGCACCACTCTGTCCTTCTACTACAGAAGATGAAATGTCAAAGGAGTGTAAAATGAAGGACCAACCAGCACCCTCTGATGAATGCTTGCGCCGTGCCACATCACTGGTTGTTGCACAAGACCAGACCCAGAACGATCATTTTAGTTTCCATTTGGACGATACTAATTTCAGATTCAAGCAGCCATTAAAGCAGCAGGAGCCGCTATTGAAGGACTCACCTGCATACCCTTCTGGGCCACCCTCCCTCAGTTCTTGGGTCTTCAACAGAGAAACTTCAAACACAGAAAAGGAGAAAGGTAGAAATGACACCTATAAACCGGGCTTAACCCCCATTGCAGAAATACCTTCTGATTCTTTAACCGGTCTCTCTATTGGTGAAACTGAGGATTCTCTTATCGATTCCATGTATGTTTCTCCTCCTTGTTATGCAACTCCAATGCCTTCTGCTCCATTACTTCCGGATGATGCTATTTGGTTCACTGGAAATCCCTCTAGTTTTTCCGAAGTCAAGAGCAATGGGAATTTCCTGAAAGAGGGAAATGGAATTCTTGGTGCACCACCTCTAAGCAGTTACTCAAATTTCTCTGCTACTCACGGGCCATTGGGTGTTGCATACCAAGCGGTGGGTGGAATGAGCTCTTCTGAGTGGCTTTATCAGTACTCGAACCAAAATCTCGGGAGCTTCTATGGCTATGATGGGTCCCGGTTTGATCTTTGCGACAGGTGGGGGAATCCGGTGTGTCCTAACCGTATGGTGTATTTGGAGAGCCCGCGTCTGTATCCAGGGTCTCCTTTAATTTACAGCGGAGATAAAGAAAGAAGGGAGATGGTTTTTCGTAATTTCCAAAGACCAAGCCCTCACGGGTGTGCTGGCGGGACAGAGCCTGGAGCTGAGCAACCACCACATCTTCACTAcctgaaagagagagaatggcagTTGCAGCAGCAACAGCAAGTGAGAGGCCCTGCATACATGGGGAACTAA
- the LOC131314481 gene encoding transcriptional corepressor LEUNIG-like — MPKHLEAMEGSSVQATQIMGNEQLNHFPAVPNPGMNQQGGMQFQGDSGLDKMLRGQSEASLFAATMYEGEHGGLPAGELNSNQQLVGVDNLVHSDPSSSNASNFQLQTHAGDEQWTPGDNYGAHNGGPSHVGSPVNGAPEANIPRAGPPDAGAINSANSVPLNGWPLTGIGRIPSGMEYPVLNSFVPVTNRQSQFQTLIPHHQHDISSQAMENKNAKRISSFQGITNSFGNQMFPRNGLGGTDGQMIMRQTAEQQMRVPNRPTLEQKVRIPYPMKQAVEQKMTGTVGVSSEHKQKNRQSRQKLREKRRKRKDLLKKDKFSNGTKVEVKKSSDDNTESLFSPDNENADIVSTSFSNLETHATACSLTEQNRFFFEEVASLDASKGKVLCCHFSSDGKLLASAGDDKKVLLWDMSIYNWVESAEGHLDIITDVRFKPSSHVFATSSFDRTVQIWDPNNPSKPLCKLLGHSGPVNSLDFHADADLLCSCDSNDEIKLWSIDQFACKHTFKGATRQVRFQPRCGTLLAAASGNGINLFDVETNTLQYSLEGHVKEVKSICWDTSGKYMASVSEESARVWSIVYGGKCVQELQSNGNKFESCIFHPGYSNVLVIGSNQSLELWNSIESNKTLTVPAHNGIVSVLADCTETEMIASASHEGIKLWK, encoded by the exons ATGCCTAAGCATCTTGAGGCCATGGAAGGATCTTCTGTtcag GCTACTCAAATAATGGGGAATGAGCAGCTCAACCACTTTCCTGCAGTTCCAAACCCGGGTATGAATCAGCAAGGAGGAATGCAATTTCAGGGTGATTCGGGTTTGGACAAGATGCTGCGGGGGCAATCCGAAGCAAGTTTGTTTGCTGCAACAATGTACGAGGGAGAGCATGGTGGGCTTCCTGCTGGAGAGTTAAACTCCAATCAACAACTTGTTGGTGTCGATAATCTGGTTCACTCAGACCCGTCTTCGAGCAATGCTAG CAACTTTCAGCTGCAAACTCATGCGGGGGATGAACAATGGACTCCAGGG GACAACTATGGCGCTCATAATGGGGGACCTAGCCACGTCGGCTCACCTGTCAATGGAGCACCAGAAGCCAATATACCCAGAGCTGGACCTCCTGATGCGG GGGCCATAAACAGTGCCAATTCGGTGCCATTGAATGGATGGCCTTTGACT GGAATTGGCCGAATTCCTTCTGGAATGGAATACCCAGTACTAAATTCCTTTGTACCAGTGACAAACCGACAGTCACAGTTTCAGACACTGATTCCTCATCATCAACATGATATTTCATCTCAAgcaatggaaaacaaaaacgCAAAGAGAATATCATCTTTTCAAGGAATCACTAATAGTTTTGGTAATCAGATGTTTCCTAGGAATGGCCTCGGTGGGACAGATGGTCAG ATGATAATGAGACAAACGGCAGAGCAACAAATGAGGGTGCCTAATAGACCTACTCTAGAACAAAAAGTGAGAATCCCTTATCCTATGAAACAAGCAGTAGAGCAGAAAATGACAGGCACTGTGGGAGTAAGTTCAGAGCACAAACAAAAGAATCGGCAGTCGCGGCAGAAATTACGCGAG aagagaagaaagaggaaggatTTGTTGAAGAAAGACAAGTTCTCG AATGGTACAAAGGTCGAGGTGAAGAAATCATCGGATGACAATACCGAGTCTCTTTTTTCCCCTGATAATGAGAATGCTGATATTGTGAGCACTTCTTTCAGCAACTTGGAAACACATGCAACAGCTTGCAGCTTGACCGAACAGAACA GATTCTTTTTCGAAGAAGTTGCTTCCCTCGACGCCAGCAAAGGCAAAGTCCTCTGCTGTCATTTTTCATCAGATGGAAAACTGTTGGCAAGTGCTGGTGATGACAAGAAG GTCTTACTTTGGGACATGAGTATATATAATTGGGTTGAATCTGCAGAAGGGCATTTGGATATCATCACAGACGTTCGGTTTAAACCAAGTTCACACGTGTTTGCCACGTCGTCCTTTGATAGAACTGTGCAAATCTGGGATCCAAACAAC CCAAGCAAACCCTTGTGCAAGCTTCTCGGGCATTCTGGGCCAGTGAATTCATTAGATTTCCACGCAGATGCAGATCTCCTCTGTTCCTGTGACAGTAATGATGAGATCAAGCTATGGAGCATTGACCAATTTGCTTGCAAACACACCTTTAAG GGAGCTACTAGACAAGTTAGATTCCAGCCTCGATGTGGGACACTTTTGGCTGCTGCTTCAGGAAATGGAATAAACTTATTTGATGTCGAGACTAACACCCTCCAATATTCTTTAGAG GGACATGTCAAAGAAGTAAAGTCAATCTGCTGGGATACAAGTGGGAAGTACATGGCATCGGTCAGTGAAGAAAGTGCACGGGTGTGGTCTATTGTATATGGCGGAAAATGCGTACAAGAATTGCAGTCTAATGGCAATAAGTTCGAATCATGCATATTCCATCCTGGATACTCTAACGTCTTGGTTATTGGTTCTAACCAG TCGCTTGAATTATGGAATTCAATTGAGAGCAACAAGACTTTGACAGTCCCTGCACACAACGGTATAGTTTCTGTATTGGCTGATTGTACTGAAACTGAAATGATTGCTTCGGCTAGTCACGAGGGCATAAAATTATGGAAATGA